From Vitis vinifera cultivar Pinot Noir 40024 chromosome 14, ASM3070453v1, a single genomic window includes:
- the LOC100852656 gene encoding uncharacterized protein LOC100852656 isoform X2, whose amino-acid sequence MCVLSSCREMASFTRRRFLQPIKASLDAIAPCYSSPSHSAFPFYGRFGPLKTLMKDLEPVLYKRASRFHDKLNIQRTYLKNFCFRGSKLSMGSIFGVSVVFGSINLWPHFVYAMDGDYHVDSLGVSDLDQGPHTFWMLAKKLWLPLLFFVTVLVNWEHPIKLVIKATIFLLATKPRPFSVYLSIEQLRHQSMRQRPYFYKFKSLYAKKVEVKDYKLFCIAKVELRDKEFELVGILGGWWVLPSLPAIAQFI is encoded by the exons ATGTGTGTTTTGAGTAGCTGTAGAGAAATGGCGTCTTTTACGAGAAGAAGATTTCTACAGCCAATTAAAGCATCTCTTGATGCGATTGCTCCTTGTTATTCTTCTCCTTCTCACTCAGCATTCCCAT TTTATGGAAGATTTGGACCTTTAAAGACACTGATGAAGGACCTTGAACCTGTATTATATAAACGTGCCTCAAGATTTCACGATAAATTGAATATACAGAGAACGTATTTGAAGAACTTCTGCTTTCGAG gAAGCAAATTAAGTATGGGAAGCATTTTTGGTGTGTCAGTTGTATTTGGATCAATTAACCTTTGGCCACATTTTGTGTATGCCATGGATG GTGATTATCATGTAGACTCCTTGGGTGTGTCAGACCTGGACCAAGGTCCACACACTTTCTGGATGCTTGCAAAGAAACTTTGGCTGCCATTGTTATTCTTTGTAACTGTGCTGGTGAATTGGGAGCATCCTATTAAACTTGTGATCAAAGCTACCATTTTTCTCCTCGCCACAAAGCCCAGGCCTTTCTCAGTTTATCTTTCTATTGAACAG TTGCGTCATCAGTCTATGCGCCAACGCCCTTACTTTTATAAATTCAAG TCACTATATGCCAAGAAAGTTGAAGTCAAAGACTATAAGCTTTTCTGCATTGCTAAAGTTGAATTAAGAGATAAGGAGTTCGAGTTGGTGGGAATTCTGGGTGGTTGGTGGGTTTTGCCATCATTGCCTGCCATAGCTCAGTTTATTTAG
- the LOC100852656 gene encoding uncharacterized protein LOC100852656 isoform X1 → MCVLSSCREMASFTRRRFLQPIKASLDAIAPCYSSPSHSAFPFYGRFGPLKTLMKDLEPVLYKRASRFHDKLNIQRTYLKNFCFRGSKLSMGSIFGVSVVFGSINLWPHFVYAMDGHDTLAGDYHVDSLGVSDLDQGPHTFWMLAKKLWLPLLFFVTVLVNWEHPIKLVIKATIFLLATKPRPFSVYLSIEQLRHQSMRQRPYFYKFKSLYAKKVEVKDYKLFCIAKVELRDKEFELVGILGGWWVLPSLPAIAQFI, encoded by the exons ATGTGTGTTTTGAGTAGCTGTAGAGAAATGGCGTCTTTTACGAGAAGAAGATTTCTACAGCCAATTAAAGCATCTCTTGATGCGATTGCTCCTTGTTATTCTTCTCCTTCTCACTCAGCATTCCCAT TTTATGGAAGATTTGGACCTTTAAAGACACTGATGAAGGACCTTGAACCTGTATTATATAAACGTGCCTCAAGATTTCACGATAAATTGAATATACAGAGAACGTATTTGAAGAACTTCTGCTTTCGAG gAAGCAAATTAAGTATGGGAAGCATTTTTGGTGTGTCAGTTGTATTTGGATCAATTAACCTTTGGCCACATTTTGTGTATGCCATGGATG GACATGATACTTTGGCAGGTGATTATCATGTAGACTCCTTGGGTGTGTCAGACCTGGACCAAGGTCCACACACTTTCTGGATGCTTGCAAAGAAACTTTGGCTGCCATTGTTATTCTTTGTAACTGTGCTGGTGAATTGGGAGCATCCTATTAAACTTGTGATCAAAGCTACCATTTTTCTCCTCGCCACAAAGCCCAGGCCTTTCTCAGTTTATCTTTCTATTGAACAG TTGCGTCATCAGTCTATGCGCCAACGCCCTTACTTTTATAAATTCAAG TCACTATATGCCAAGAAAGTTGAAGTCAAAGACTATAAGCTTTTCTGCATTGCTAAAGTTGAATTAAGAGATAAGGAGTTCGAGTTGGTGGGAATTCTGGGTGGTTGGTGGGTTTTGCCATCATTGCCTGCCATAGCTCAGTTTATTTAG
- the LOC100244073 gene encoding sirohydrochlorin ferrochelatase, chloroplastic, which yields MDSLSFPCQFTLKRSSIREIGTNPKWVLPNFVKLQRSWKNSRYLPTKGCLAAGNGGLGQQTNGVGDKDGVIIVDHGSRRKESNLMLNEFVTMFRDKTGYLIVEPAHMELAEPSITNAFSSCVQQGANRVIVSPFFLFPGRHWHQDIPSLTAEAAKEHPGVSYVITAPLGLHGLLVDVVNDRIKHCLKHVAGDEAECAVCAGTGKCRVY from the exons ATGGACTCGTTATCATTTCCTTGTCAATTTACGCTTAAAAG GTCTTCAATAAGGGAAATTGGAACAAACCCTAAATGGGTACTCCCCAATTTCGTGAAATTACAGAGGAGTTGGAAAAATAGCAGATATTTACCCACGAAAGGATGTTTGGCTGCTGGAAATGGTGGATTGGGTCAGCAAACAAATGGGGTTGGTGACAAAGATGGTGTGATTATTGTTGACCACGGTTCACGGCGGAAGGAGTCCAATCTCATGTTAA ATGAGTTTGTGACGATGTTTAGAGATAAAACCGGGTACCTGATTGTAGAGCCTGCTCATATG GAGTTGGCAGAACCATCAATAACGAATGCATTCAGTTCATGTGTTCAACAAGGGGCAAATCGTGTCATCGTAAGCCCATTTTTTCTCTTCCCTGGCCGACACTGGCATCAG gaTATTCCTTCCTTAACAGCTGAAGCTGCAAAGGAGCACCCGGGAGTGTCATATGTCATAACTGCACCTCTTGGGCTTCATGGGCTATTAGTG GATGTGGTGAATGACAGAATCAAGCATTGCTTAAAACATGTGGCTGGAGATGAGGCTGAGTGTGCTGTTTGTGCTGGAACAGGCAAATGTCGGGTGTATTAA